From the genome of Spinacia oleracea cultivar Varoflay chromosome 2, BTI_SOV_V1, whole genome shotgun sequence, one region includes:
- the LOC130466914 gene encoding uncharacterized protein — protein sequence MGFGVALVDITSYPVSKTFADLLGGLNPIKLEVPEASAAPEASAAPSASPAPSASAARAASGAPAASAKASEGAPGNSQADRSRIIEFQIPESAQTDAEIQATCDDELQLAMRIYCRDLYVVSSFHKDRINLLKSRRQELSDSPGYSDPVFLEIIDSIVAYAEHLRNENNVVDDNAPSQAVDGAADKGPIQENVGAADKGSGDNGPGDKGPIEKNVEGSGNVAPQDAEPEREARSFYSSLPIGSATEEVFCLSELMERFPKTLGRLRRLEKEVIDFCFLDDEALDQQ from the exons ATGGGTTTTGGGGTAGCTTTGGTTGATATAACCAGCTATCCCGTGTCTAAGACTTTTGCTGATTTGTTAGGGGGTCTTAACCCTATCAAACTCGAGGTTCCTGAAGCTTCTGCTGCTCCTGAAGCTTCTGCTGCTCCTTCTGCTTCTCCTGCTCCTTCTGCTTCTGCTGCTCGTGCTGCTTCTGGTGCTCCTGCTGCTTCTGCTAAAGCTTCGGAAGGTGCACCGGGTAATTCGCAAGCTGATCGAAGCAGGATTATTGAGTTTCAAATTCCGGAAAGTGCTCAAACAGATGCTGAAATTCAAGCTACCTGCGATGAT GAGTTGCAATTGGCAATGAGAATATATTGTCGCGATTTATATGTTGTGTCCAGTTTCCATAAGGACCGTATAAATTTGTTAAAGAGTCGGCGACAAGAATTATCAGACAGTCCAGGATACAGTGATCCTGTGTTTTTGGAGATAATTGACTCAATTGTTGCCTATGCTGAACACTTGAGAAATGaaaataatgttgttgatgatAATGCTCCTTCTCAAGCTGTTGATGGTGCTGCTGACAAGGGGCCAATTCAGGAGAATGTTGGTGCTGCTGACAAGGGTTCTGGTGATAATGGACCTGGTGATAAAGGGCcaattgagaaaaatgttgaaGGTTCTGGAAATGTTGCTCCCCAAGATGCTGAACCTGAACGAGAAGCTAGGAGTTTCTATAGCAGTCTTCCCATTGGTTCTGCTACAGAAGAAGTCTTCTGCTTATCTGAGTTAATGGAGAGATTTCCGAAGACCCTCGGTCGTCTGAGGAGACTGGAAAAAGAAGTAATTGACTTCTGTTTCTTGGATGATGAGGCACTTGATCAACAGTAA
- the LOC110778938 gene encoding uncharacterized protein — MAAGEPPPSAAIVISESTLAPSLIKGLASCDTLIRSKSLKTILNWLSSQTLVSDDDYKKLWKALFYCMWHCDKIQNQTQLIRRLSSLLPTLPYPLSLSYFSHFLLTMRREWPGIDHLRLDKFYLLIRHFVRNLFVLFKNVNWDLAILGEFVGVLEKNAFFFVDDDGKGDNGLGNGVTYHIVSVFCDEVKPFLPVNLGVLNLLFRPFIGVLSRSDNKVLVGKIKSNVFDYLIKNAKGFLGAKKSGGSSEVNEEDDTVLFGTIALVMGFETRFYELGSSPACLQGNRKVIFGLHEDFSKLEKEKVALGIDVSLPEVDGEVPLLVPMNVEVNEVEQSTKPINESKKASKEKKSKKKRKKNEGSNPGGASVNDSNGDTEMANVESENTVVEDGGNTVEVINEDLISNLQKQFEKIAAESGLDGDGVSALESPTKVQVSSKTAKKRKRSKSVSNADSNGVGKEEAVLNTEDKSGKRVRFAMKNNIVWKPQNPLPPLNVRIPPSSTPRGSALKKGLSPGPIRDSSHDLKKGKKKKPSPLKKSKKVKSISPSLKRVKKKKVKPMSA, encoded by the coding sequence ATGGCGGCAGGAGAACCACCACCGTCCGCCGCCATCGTTATCTCAGAATCAACCCTAGCCCCGTCACTTATAAAGGGCCTAGCCTCCTGCGACACCTTAATCCGATCCAAATCCCTAAAAACCATTCTCAATTGGCTCTCTTCACAAACCCTAGTTTCCGACGATGACTACAAAAAGCTCTGGAAAGCCCTCTTCTACTGCATGTGGCACTGCGACAAGATCCAGAACCAAACCCAGCTTATCAGGCGTCTGTCCTCCCTCCTTCCCACCCTCCCTTACCCACTTTCTCTGTCCTATTTCTCCCACTTTCTTCTCACCATGCGCAGGGAGTGGCCCGGCATCGACCACCTCAGGTTAGACAAATTCTACCTTCTAATTCGTCATTTTGTGaggaatttgtttgttttattcaAGAATGTGAATTGGGATTTGGCTATTTTGGGAGAATTTGTTGGGGTTTTGGAGAAGAATGCgttcttttttgttgatgatgatgggaAAGGGGATAATGGGTTGGGAAACGGGGTTACTTATCATATTGTTTCGGTTTTTTGCGATGAGGTTAAGCCATTTTTGCCAGTGAATTTGGGggtgttgaatttgttgtttcgCCCGTTTATTGGGGTTTTGAGTAGGAGTGATAATAAGGTTTTGGTTGGGAAAATTAAGAGTAATGTGTTTGATTACTTGATTAAGAATGCGAAAGGTTTCTTGGGGGCGAAAAAGTCGGGGGGAAGCAGTGAGGTTAATGAGGAAGATGACACGGTATTGTTCGGAACAATTGCGTTGGTAATGGGATTTGAGACGAGGTTTTATGAGTTAGGTTCATCGCCTGCATGTCTTCAGGGAAACAGGAAGGTTATTTTTGGGCTACATGAGGACTTTTCGAAGTTGGAGAAGGAGAAGGTGGCTTTGGGTATTGATGTTTCGCTTCCTGAGGTTGATGGTGAGGTGCCGCTGTTGGTTCCTATGAATGTCGAAGTGAATGAGGTTGAACAGTCGACTAAGCCAATCAATGAGTCTAAAAAAGCTTCTAAAGAAAAGAAGTCTAAgaagaaaaggaagaagaatGAGGGTTCCAATCCTGGTGGAGCAAGTGTGAATGATTCTAATGGAGATACTGAAATGGCTAACGTTGAGAGTGAGAATACAGTAGTTGAAGATGGAGGGAATACAGTAGAAGTTATCAACGAGGATTTGATTTCGAATCTCCAAAAGCAATTTGAGAAGATTGCTGCTGAGTCAGGTTTAGATGGTGATGGTGTGAGTGCACTTGAGTCTCCAACAAAGGTTCAAGTGAGTAGCAAGACTGCTAAGAAGCGTAAGAGATCAAAGTCTGTGTCGAATGCGGATTCCAATGGTGTTGGGAAAGAAGAAGCTGTGCTAAACACAGAGGACAAGAGTGGAAAGAGAGTTAGATTTGCTATGAAGAATAACATTGTTTGGAAGCCTCAAAATCCTTTACCACCACTAAATGTGAGGATACCTCCATCTTCAACACCTAGAGGCAGTGCCCTGAAGAAGGGTTTATCTCCGGGGCCAATTAGGGATTCAAGTCATGATCTTAAGAAGGGAAAGAAGAAGAAACCAAGTCCTCTGAAGAAATCTAAGAAGGTGAAGAGCATATCCCCCTCACTCAAACGCGTCAAGAAGAAGAAGGTGAAGCCAATGTCTGCTTAG